A single genomic interval of Pan paniscus chromosome 18, NHGRI_mPanPan1-v2.0_pri, whole genome shotgun sequence harbors:
- the IRX3 gene encoding iroquois-class homeodomain protein IRX-3, giving the protein MSFPQLGYQYIRPLYPSERPGAAGGSGGSAGARGGPGAGASELAASGSLSNVLSSVYGAPYAAAAAAAAAQGYGAFLPYAAELPIFPQLGAQYELKDSPGVQHPAAAAAFPHPHPAFYPYGQYQFGDPSRPKNATRESTSTLKAWLNEHRKNPYPTKGEKIMLAIITKMTLTQVSTWFANARRRLKKENKMTWAPRSRTDEEGNAYGSEREEEDEEEDEEDGKRELELEEEELGGEEEDTGGEGLADDDEDEEIDLENLDGAATEPELSLAGAARRDGDLGLGPISDSKNSDSEDSSEGLEDRPLPVLSLAPAPPPVAVASPSLPSPPVSLDPCAPAPAPASALQKPKIWSLAETATSPDNPRRSPPGAGGSPPGAAVAPSALQLSPAAAAAAHRLVSAPLGKFPAWTNRPFPGPPPGPRQHPLSLLGSAPPHLLGLPGAAGHPAAAAAFARPAEPEGGTDRCSALEVEKKLLKTAFQPVPRRPQNHLDAALVLSALSSS; this is encoded by the exons ATGTCCTTCCCCCAGCTGGGATACCAATACATCCGCCCGCTTTACCCGTCCGAGCGCCCGGGGGCCGCTGGCGGCAGCGGCGGCAGCGCGGGGGCCCGGGGCGGCCCGGGTGCCGGAGCCTCGGAGCTGGCCGCCTCGGGGTCCCTGTCCAACGTGCTCTCGTCCGTGTACGGGGCGCCCTACGCCGCGGCCGCTGCGGCCGCCGCCGCCCAAGGCTACGGCGCCTTCCTGCCCTACGCCGCGGAGCTGCCCATCTTCCCGCAGCTG GGCGCGCAGTATGAGCTGAAGGACAGCCCCGGGGTGCAGCATCCGGCCGCGGCTGCCGCGTTTCCGCACCCGCACCCCGCCTTCTACCCGTATGGCCAGTACCAGTTCGGGGACCCGTCCCGTCCCAAGAACGCCACCAGGGAGAGCACCAGCACGCTCAAGGCCTGGCTCAACGAGCACCGCAAGAACCCCTACCCCACCAAGGGCGAGAAGATCATGCTGGCCATCATCACCAAGATGACCCTCACCCAGGTGTCCACCTGGTTCGCCAACGCGCGCCGGCGCCTCAAGAAGGAGAATAAGATGACTTGGGCGCCTCGCAGCCGCACTGACGAGGAGGGAAACGCTTATGGGAGCGAGCGCGAGGAGGAAGACgaagaggaggacgaggaggacgGCAAACGCGAGCtagagctggaggaggaggagctcgggggggaggaggaggacacGGGGGGCGAGGGCCTGGCTGACGACGACGAGGACGAGGAGATCGATTTGGAGAACTTAGACGGCGCGGCCACCGAGCCTGAGCTGTCCTTGGCTGGGGCGGCGCGCAGGGATGGCGACCTAGGCCTGGGACCCATTTCGGACTCCAAAAATAGCGACTCGGAAGATAGCTCTGAGGGCTTAGAGGACCGGCCACTACCGGTCCTGAGTCTGGCTCCAGCGCCACCACCAGTGGCCGTGGCCTCGCCGTCTCTGCCGTCGCCCCCCGTGAGCCTGGACCCTTGCGCTCCCGCACCAGCCCCCGCCTCCGCCCTGCAGAAGCCCAAGATCTGGTCCCTCGCGGAGACTGCCACAAGCCCGGACAACCCGCGCCGCTCGCCTCCCGGCGCGGGGGGGTCTCCACCGGGGGCAGCGGTCGCGCCTTCCGCCCTGCAGCTCTctccggccgccgccgccgccgctcacAGACTGGTCTCAGCGCCGCTGGGCAAGTTCCCGGCTTGGACCAACCGGCCGTTTCCAGGCCCACCGCCCGGCCCCCGCCAGCACCCGCTCTCCCTGCTGGGCTCTGCCCCTCCGCACCTGCTGGGACTTCCCGGAGCCGCGGGCCACCCGGCTGCCGCCGCCGCCTTCGCTCGGCCCGCGGAGCCCGAAGGCGGAACAG ATCGCTGTAGTGCCTTGGAAGTGGAGAAAAAGTTACTCAAGACAGCTTTCCAGCCCGTGCCCAGGCG GCCCCAGAACCATCTGGACGCCGCCCTGGTCTTATCGGCTCTCTCCTCATcctag